CGACCGGGCGCTGGAGCACATCCGCAGGCACCCCGACATCTGGGTATTGAGCTTCCGCTTCGTCTACGGCCTGCGTACCGTGATGCCGGTGGCTATCGGCCTTTCCGGCTATCCGCCGGGACGCTACCTGTTGCTCAACGGCATTGGTGCGGCGATCTGGGCGACCGCCCTGGCGGCAGCCGCCTATCACTTCGGCGCGGTGCTCGAAGGCATGCTGGGCAGCATCAAGAAGTATGAGCTGTGGGTGTTGGGCGCGTTGCTGGTGCTGGGCCTGGGCCTGTGGCTGCGCCGGCGCTTCAAGAATGCGCGCCTGGCCAAACAGGTCTATGCCGAAGAGCAGGCCCTGAAAGCCGAACAGGCCAAGGCTGCCGAGATCAAGACGCCAGGCGAGTGAAGCGGTTTCTGCAGCAGTAGAGACCGATGACACTGAGCAGGCTGTAACTGAGCAGGCCGACCCAGCCCACCGCGCTGGCCGGCCACAGCCCGACCACCGGCGCCAGCCACACCAGTGGCACGTTGGACGCCAACCGCACAAGCTCCAGCTTCAACGCCCACGGGCGATTCTCCAGGGCCACGCCCAACGTGAACAACCCCAGCGCCACCGCACTCCAGCCAAGCACCAGCGCGGCGGTAGACAGTTGCGGCTCGAAGTTCATCAGGTAGCTGCCCAGCGCGATGTAGGCGCAGAACTGCAACACGATGTAGATCTGCTGACGCCCGTCCAACGGCACTTCGAACTTGCGGAACTGGCTCAGGTCCGGCTTGTTCATCGGGTACTTCGCCGCCACGTCCGCCGGCCGCCAACCGGTGCGCATGAACCAGATCCGCAGCTTGTCCCAGGGGCTTTGCGCCCGGCGCGCGTCATCCCACAGCTGCACGTAGAACTGCAAGTTGGCCCACAACGGATTCCAGCTGGCCAAAGGCGTGGTCACGCCGAAAATCACCGGTTCGTTGTCGTCCTCTTCCTGGAACGAACCGAACAGCCGATCCCAAATAATGAACACCCCGCCGTAGTTCCGATCCATATAGAGAGCGTTCTGTGCATGGTGGGCCCGATGATTGGATGGCGTGACGAAGAACCACTCGAACCAGCCGAGCTTGGGAATGTGCCGGGTGTGCACCCAGAACTGATACAGCAGGTTCAGCGCCGCCACGCTGACGAACACCAGCAGCGGCACGCCGAACACGGCCATCGGCAGGTAGAAGATCCAGCTCAGCAGGAACCCGGTGCTGGTCTGGCGCAGCGCCGTGGAGAGGTTGTAGTCCTCGCTCTGGTGATGCACCGAGTGCGCCGCCCAGAGGATATTGCGTTCGTGGCCACAGCGATGCAGCCAGTAGTAGCAGAAGTCGTAGAAGACGAAGGCGAATACCCAGGTCCAGACGCTGTCGGTCGGCAGCTCGAACAACCCCAGGTGCTTGAGCGCGAACGCGTAGGTCACAAGCCCGACGCCCTTGGTCAAGAGGCCGGTGGTGGTCGACAGCACGCCGGTGCTGATGCTGTTGATCGCGTCGGCCACCCGGTAATTGCTCACCCCGCGCCAGCGGTCGGCCAACAGCTCGACGGCAATCAGCACGAAGAAGAACGGCACCGCGTACAGAATGAAGTCCATGACACGCCCTGATGGGAATTTTTAGGATAGATCCTAGGTGTAGCCGCGAATTAACCCTATGGCAACGAGTGACAAATTAGTGGACATTTAACGCCATGAATCAGGAGAAAAGCCCATGAGCAAAAAAGTTGCAGTGATCCTTTCCGGTTGTGGCGTATACGACGGCGCTGAAATTCAGGAAAGCGTGATCACCCTGCTGCGCCTGGACCAGCGCGGCGCTCACGTACAGTGTTTCGCCCCCAACATCGCGCAATTGCACGTACTCAACCACCTGACCGGTGAAGAGATGCCCGAGTCGCGTAACGTCCTGGTGGAATCGGCGCGGATCGTCCGGGGCAATGTGAAGGATATCCGCGAGGCCGAAGTCGACGACTTCGACGCGCTGATCGTGCCGGGCGGGTTCGGCGTGGCCAAGAACCTGTCCAATTTCGCCATCGAAGGTGCCGGCTGCACGGTTCAGCCCGAGGTCCTGGCCCTGGCTGAAGCGTTTGCCGAGGCGGGCAAGCCGGTGGGGCTGATCTGCATTTCCCCGGCGCTGGCGGCGAAGATCTACGGACCGGGCGTCAACTGCACCATCGGCAACGACACCGAGACCGCAGCGGCGATGAACAAGATGGGCGCCACGCACACCGACTGCGCCGTCACCGACATCATCGAGGACAAGGCCCGCAAACTGGTGACCACCCCGGCCTATATGCTGGCCCAGAGCATCAGCGAGGCGGCATCGGGCATCAACAAGCTGATCGACCGGGTGCTGGAGCTGACTCACGAGAATGATGCGTAAACCACGCGGTATTCCCACCTGTGGGAGCGAGCCTGCTCGCGATGAAATCTAGACACCGCAGGGTGTCAGGCTGCCAGCGTTATCGTTGACGACCATCGCGAGCAGGCTCGCTCCCACAGGGGGGCAAACATCAGGCCTTACGCGCCAACCGCGTGAGAATCCGATCCAGCCCATTGGCGAACGCCTGCTTCTCGCGCTCGCCATAGGGCGCCGGGCCTCCGCCCATCTGCCCCTGCTCACGCAGGTCGGTAAACAGGTTGCGCACCGCCAGCCTGTCGCCCATGTTCTGCGCGTCGAACTCCTTGCCGCGCGGGTCCAGCGCCGACACGCCCTTCTTCACCAGGCGATCGGCCAGCGGCACATCGCTGCAGATCACCAGCTCGCCGGGCACGGCGTGCTCGACCAGGTAGTCGTCGGCGGCGTCCGGGCCGCTGGGCACCACGATCAACTTAACCAGCACCAACGCCGGCTTGACCTGCGGCTGCCCCGCCACCATCACCACCTCGAACTGACGCTTGAGGGCGAACTTGACCACCAGATCCCTGGCCTGGCGTGGGCAGGCGTCGGCATCGATCCATACGCGCATTGCGTTTACCTCTTCAAAAAAATCGCGAGCAGGCTCGCTCCCACAGTTTTTGGCGTCAAACACAAAAACTGTGTCCACCCCAAATCACTGTGGGAGCGAGCTTGCTCGCGATCATGAGCGCAGCGAATGCTTCAGGAAACCTGCACCCGCCGCTTCTCTGCCAGCCAACTACGCCCATACAGCACAACAATCGCAATGATCGCCACGGCCTGGGCACTCAGCGAGTAGGCATCGGCATGAATACCCAACCAGTCGAACTCAAAGAAGGCGACCGGCCGCGTGCCGAAGATCCCGGCTTCCTGCAACGCCTTCACGCCATGCCCGGCAAACACCACCGACAGCGCGCACAACAACGCGGCGTTGATGCTGAAGAACAACGCCAGCGGCAGCTTCGCCGAGCCGCGCAGGATCACCCACGCCAGGCCCACCAGCAGCACCAGCGCCGTCGCACCACCGGCAAGCACCGCGTTGTGCCCCGCCGGCCCGGCCTGCAACCACAGGGTTTCGTAGAACAGGATCACTTCGAACAGCTCGCGATACACCGAGAAGAACGCCAGCGTGGCAAAACCGAAACGCCCACCGCCGCCCACCAGGCTGCTCTTGATGTAATCCTGCCAGGCGGCCGCGTGGCGACGGTCGTGCATCCACACGCCCAGCCAGAGCACCATGACCGAGGCAAACAACGCTGTAGCACCTTCCAGCAGTTCGCGCTGCGAGCCGCTGACATCAATCACATACGCCGCCAGGGCCCAGGTTCCCAGGCCCGCCAGCAACGCCAGGCCCCAACCGGCGTTGACGCTGCGTACCGCCGATTCCTGGCCGGTGTTGCGCAGGAACGCGAGGATCGCCGCCAGCACCAGAATCGCTTCCAGGCCTTCGCGCAGCAGAATCAGCAGGCCGGAAATGTAGCTCAGCGACCAGCTCAAGCCATCGCCGCCGAGCAGGCCGGCAGACTCCTTCAGCTTGGCCTTGGCTGCGTCCAGGCGCTGCTCGACCTCAGCCACCGGCAAACCGTCCTGCAACGACTGCCGAAACGCCATCAGGGACTTTTCAGTGTCCTTGCGCACGTTGGCATCGACGTTGTCCAGGGAGCTTTCGACCAGTTCGAAACCTTCAAGGTAAGCCGCCACCGACAGGTCGTAGGCCTGATCGTGATCACCGGCGCGATAGGCCACGATGCTCTTGTCCAGGGTGGTCGCGGTGTAGTCGAGCAATTGCCCCGGACCACGTTTGACCTGGGTCGGTTGCGCCCGCTGGGCACGGAACGTCGCGACCGCTTGTGGGCCTTCGGCGGCCTGCACCTCGGCCGGGGTCTGACGGGCCAGTTGGGCGATGTCATAGGTCTTTTCGCTGGTTGCGGCGGCAGGATCGGCACTGAAACCGGCGATGTACGTCGCCAGGTCCCAACGCTGGCGATCATCCAGCTGATCGGCGAAGGCCGGCATGTCGGTGTCTTCGACGCCCATCCCCAGGGTGTTGTAGATCGCATAGAGGCTCAGGTGATCCAGGCGCGCGGCATCCCGCAGATTGGCCGGTGGCGGTGTCAGGCCGACACCGGCCGGGCCATCACCGGCCCCGGTGTCGCCGTGGCACACCGAGCAATGCTGGGCATACAGTGGCGCGCCGCGGGTCGGGTCCGGGGTAATGACCGGTGCCTGGCTCACCTCGTAGGTCACCGCCAGCTGCGCCCCGAGCTGGCGCGCCTGGCGGGCCACCTCCGTGCCCTCCTGACGGGCGGCGATGGCGCCTTGCAGCGCGTGCACGCCCTGCTCAAGCCCGGCCTTTTCAGGTTTGTCCGGCATCGCGGCGACCAGGCCTTGCAACACCTTGGCAAATTCCAGCTGTTCGCGGTATTCGGATTCATTGATAACGTGGCCGGCGTCAACCGATTGCGGGTAATCCGCACCAATGTAATCGAGCAGATGCAGCGCCTGCGGCGCACCTTCCACGGTGTCGGCCAGCAGATTGAAGCTGCACAAGGCAACCAGCGGCAACGCCAGCCAGGCCAGGAAACGGGACGGGGCAGTCATTGATGAATCTCAATTGGAAATACGAAGTAACACATTGTTCACTTCGAAAGACTTTCACTCAAGCTTTGTTGTGAATCGCAGGTCAGGGATCTCGACTTTCGCTTCACTGGATGATGGCACTTTCTGAAATAGGCAGACTAAAAAGCCACTACAAAGCCATCATCCCTGTTTATAATGCCGCGCCCGTATTTCTGCTCGACAGGGCATTCAAGCTCCCCGCTCCGGGGAATTGGCAGGACGCCAGTCTGCGCCGATAGGTCTCACCAGCCAGACCGGCAAGCAACGGCTGCTTTCAGGGAAGAAGTATCCATGGCCTCCCGCGCCCTTACCGTGATCGCGCTCGGCGCTGTCACCCTGCTCTCCGGCTGTTCGGCGTTCCGCAATTACGATTCCGAACTCGCACAAACCAACCAGCAACTGGCTTCCGGCAACGTCGATGCGGCCCTGACCCTGCTGGAAAAGAACAACACCGGAGAAGACAAGGACCTGCTCTATTACTTCGAGAAGGGTGAGCTGCTGCGCGCCAAGGGCGACCTGTCCGGCAGCCAGAACGCCTGGGGCAGCGCCGACGTCGTGGTCGGCCAGTGGGAAGACGCGGTCAAGCTCGACACCGGCAAATACCTCGCCCAGTTCGGCAGCTTCCTGGTCAACGACAAGGTCCGCCGCTACGAAGGCTACGACTACGAAAAAGTCATGCTGACCACGCAGATGGCCCTGAACCTGCTGGCCGTCAACGACTTCGACGGCGCTCGTACCGCCATCAAGAAAACCCACGAACGCGAAGCCGTGATCGCCGACCTGCGCGACAAGGAATACCTCAAGAGCGAAGAGGAAGCCGAGAAGGAAGGCATCAAGACTGAATACAAGGACTTGCAGGGTTACCCGGTGGCCAGCCTCGATGCGCCGGAAGTGGTCAGCCTGAAAAACAGCTACCAGAGTGCGTTCAGTCATTACCTGGCCGGCTTCGTCTATGAAGCCCTGGGTGAGAGGGACCTGGCCGCGCCGGGTTACCGCAAGGCCGCCGAACTGCGCCCGAACACCCCGCTGCTGGAACAGGCGCTCAAGGACCTCGACAAGAAGGGCAGCAAGGACGAGGACAGCGACATCCTGATCGTCGTGCAGAGCGGCCTGGCACCCGCCCGTGACTCGATCCGCATCCCCCTGCCCCTGCCGATCAGCGGCAACGTGGTGATCACCCCACTGTCGTTCCCGATCATCAAGCCTGACACTTCCACCACCCCGTTCGCCCAGCTCGGCGTGGATGGCAAACAGCTGGACCTGACGTTGCTCAACAGCACCACCGCCATGTCCCGCCGCGCGCTGCGTGACGACATGCCTGGCATCATCGTGCGCACCACCGTGCGCGCCGTCACTCGTGGCGTGGCGCAGAAGAAGATCAACGAAACCAACCCGCTCGCCGGCCTGGCGGTCGGTATCACTTCAGCGGTGCTCGAAGGTGCCGATACCCGTACGTGGCGCACCCTGCCGGACAACACCCAGGTGGTGCGCCTGCGCCTGAAGAAAGGCGAGCACCAGGTCACCCTGCCAAGTGCGGCCGGTGGCTCGCAGGTCAAGATCACCGTGGACCAGCGCTACCAGGTCATCAGCCTGCGTGCCGTAGGTAACCAGGTATTCGCCAGCGGCGTGGCCGCCCACGTCACCCCGAGCGCGAACCCGACGGCCGTGGCCAGCCTCAAACAACCTTAAGAACGGAGTCTTTGCATGCGTTTCAAACTGATCGCCGTCTGCGCACTGGCCTTGCTGGCCGGTTGCGCCACACCGCCACCACCGGAGCCTGGCACTGCGGCCAGCAAGGTCGTGGCCATGGGCAAACTGAAGAACATCGTGGTAGGCGCCATGCGCGTCGCCCGGGAAAACGGTTTCATGACGGTCAATGTGCAGCTGAGCAACACCAGCTACAACAACAAGACCTTCTACTACCGCTTTGCCTGGCTCGGCCCTGAAGGCTTCCCGATTGGCGAAGAAGAAACCTGGAAAAGCCAGCTGATGTACGGCGAGCAGACCAGCTTCATCCAGGCCATCGCGCCGACTCCGAAAGCCGTGGATTTCCGCCTGGAAATCAAAACGCCTTAACCCCTTTTCGTTCAGTTTCAGAGAGCATTCCCATGTTTGCACGCTTTTCCTTCATCGCCGTCATCGCCCTGCTGGCCAGTGGCTGTGCCAACACTTCGCCGACCCTGGGCAGCAAGAACATCAGCTACGGCGACACCAAGGCCGTGGAAACCGTGACCAATGAGTTCGGTTCGACCGACCTGCAAATGATCGCCGAATCCATGACCCGCTCCCTGGCCCAGTCCGGCATCCTGCAGGGCCGTCCGGTGGTTCAGGTCTATGACGTGAAGAACAAGACCAGCGAGTACATCGACACCCGCGAAATCACCACCAGCATCAAAACCCAGCTGATGAAGTCCGGCACCGCTCGCTTCGCCAGCGACAACACCCAGATGCAGAGCCAGGTCGACCAGCTCAAGCTGCAAAACCAGAGCGGCCTGTACAAGAAGAACACCGTGGCCAAGACCGGCAACATGATCGCCGCCAAATACCGTCTTGAAGGTTCGATCAGCTCGATCGTCAAGCGCAGCAGCGACTACAAGGACGTCTTCTACAAATTCAGCCTGCAACTGATCGACGTTGAAAGCGGTCTGGCCGAGTGGATGGACGAAAAAGAGATCCGCAAGACCACGGAGCGTTAATCAATGCGCGCATGGATTGGCATGATGGCAATGGCTTGCGCGTTCAGCGTGCAAGCGGCGCCGAAAGTCGCAGTGACGGACCTGGCGTACCAGGAACGTGTGGAGCAGTACATCCACATCGTTTCGGCGCAGAACAACTTCCAGGCCAACCGTTACAGCGCCAGCGGTGCTTCGAGCTACAACGAAATCGAAGCCACCACCAGCTACATCGAACAAGGTGAGCTGCGTAAATTCACTGGCGACATCAAGGGCGAGATCCTGCGCACCGGTATGTTCCAGCTGGTGCAAGGCACGCCGTATACCGCCGCTTCCAAGGGCGATGTGTACGACGTGATCAAGCGGATCAAGGCCGGCAACTTCAAGGGCGCCGACTATGTGCTGTTCGGCACCGTGTCGGACATCGACTTCAACCGCGATGTCACCGAGCTGGCCAATACCGACAGCTACTCGGCGATCCTGGCGTTGACCCTGGTGGCCGACTTCAGCCTGATCAACACCCGCACCTTCGAGATCACCTCGGCCTTCACGGCGATGGGCGAAGGCCAGGACACCAAGCTGGTCAATCATCGCGACGTGCGCGTCTCGCTGAACCGTCCACGGGTGGTGCGTGACGTGTCCAAGGCGCTGGGCGAGGACGTAGCCGCGCAACTGAGCCAGCAGCTCGGCGGCGATGGCAACGTACAGCCAGGCAAACCGGCGGCACGCAACAACCTGCCAGCGGATACGGCGCCGGTGATCCTGCGCTGATAGCGGACATGAAAAAGGCGACCCAAAGGGTCGCCTTTTTTGTGCCTGGACGGTTTACACCGCGGCTTTGCGCAAGGTCGCCATGAACGCCGCCGCGCCGATGAACAAACCGGCAAACGTGCGGTTCATGCGCTTCTGCTGTTTAGGCGTGCGCAGCAGGCGCAGCACTTTCGACGCCAGGCCCGTGTAGCCGGCCATGACGATCAGGTCGACACAGACCATGGTCACGCCGATCACCAGGTACTGGATCAGCAGCGGCGCATGCGGGTCGATGAACTGCGGTAATACCGCCAGCATGAACACCAGGGCCTTGGGGTTGCTGATGTTCACCAGAAAGCCGCGGAACACCAGGGCCATCGGCTTGCCGATCTGGCGCACGGCCGCGTCGTCGCTCATGTCGCTGGGCAGCGCGCGCCATTGCTTGATCGCCAGGTAAACCAGGTAGGCCACACCGAACCACTTGATCGCGTAAAACGCGGTGGCCGAGGCCGTCAGAATCGCGCCCACACCGGCGCCGACGATCGCGATCTGCACCGCCAGACCCAATTGCAGACCCAGGGCGTTCCAGTAACCGCGCCAGAAACCGTATTGCAGACCACTGGACATCGACGCAATGGCGCCAGCACCGGGAGACAGACTGATCACCCAGCAGGCGGCAAAAAACGCCAGCCATGTTTGAAGCTCCATCGCACACCTCGACTCAGACTCGTGACAGATGTCTAAGCTAATGCGGCTTCGGGCGGATGACTACCGATTTTTTTGCGGGATGTGTCAGACACAATCCCTGTAGGAGCGAGCTTGTCGAGGCGTCGAACCGTCGCGATGGTCGCCAACGATGACGCTGGCTGCCTGACACCCGGCGGTGCCTGGACCACCATCGCGAGCAAGCTCGCTCCTACAGGTAGCAATCGGTCAGGCAACGGAAGGTTTATTTTTCAAACCCGGAAGATGGAAACACATCCCCCCCACGCCAGCGCCGAACCGAACGCTGGAAGAACAGGCTGTTGGGCACCTGCACCATAGCGCTGCCGGTTCCCAGTTCCTCAGCCTCGATCAACGTGGTGTAGAGCAGGTTGATCGCCACCACCCGGCCTTTGACGCCGGGCTTGTCGGTGGTGTCCACCAGTTCGACGATGTCGCCGATACGGAACGGCCCGACGGTGAAGATCAGGATCGCGCAGAGCAGGT
This DNA window, taken from Pseudomonas sp. MYb118, encodes the following:
- a CDS encoding DedA family protein, which produces MLQQFLHDFGYFALFIGTFFEGETILVLAGFLAFRGYMDINLVVVVAFFGSYAGDQLWYFMGRKHGRKLLARKPRWQMMGDRALEHIRRHPDIWVLSFRFVYGLRTVMPVAIGLSGYPPGRYLLLNGIGAAIWATALAAAAYHFGAVLEGMLGSIKKYELWVLGALLVLGLGLWLRRRFKNARLAKQVYAEEQALKAEQAKAAEIKTPGE
- the lpoB gene encoding penicillin-binding protein activator LpoB, translated to MFARFSFIAVIALLASGCANTSPTLGSKNISYGDTKAVETVTNEFGSTDLQMIAESMTRSLAQSGILQGRPVVQVYDVKNKTSEYIDTREITTSIKTQLMKSGTARFASDNTQMQSQVDQLKLQNQSGLYKKNTVAKTGNMIAAKYRLEGSISSIVKRSSDYKDVFYKFSLQLIDVESGLAEWMDEKEIRKTTER
- a CDS encoding FTR1 family protein: MTAPSRFLAWLALPLVALCSFNLLADTVEGAPQALHLLDYIGADYPQSVDAGHVINESEYREQLEFAKVLQGLVAAMPDKPEKAGLEQGVHALQGAIAARQEGTEVARQARQLGAQLAVTYEVSQAPVITPDPTRGAPLYAQHCSVCHGDTGAGDGPAGVGLTPPPANLRDAARLDHLSLYAIYNTLGMGVEDTDMPAFADQLDDRQRWDLATYIAGFSADPAAATSEKTYDIAQLARQTPAEVQAAEGPQAVATFRAQRAQPTQVKRGPGQLLDYTATTLDKSIVAYRAGDHDQAYDLSVAAYLEGFELVESSLDNVDANVRKDTEKSLMAFRQSLQDGLPVAEVEQRLDAAKAKLKESAGLLGGDGLSWSLSYISGLLILLREGLEAILVLAAILAFLRNTGQESAVRSVNAGWGLALLAGLGTWALAAYVIDVSGSQRELLEGATALFASVMVLWLGVWMHDRRHAAAWQDYIKSSLVGGGGRFGFATLAFFSVYRELFEVILFYETLWLQAGPAGHNAVLAGGATALVLLVGLAWVILRGSAKLPLALFFSINAALLCALSVVFAGHGVKALQEAGIFGTRPVAFFEFDWLGIHADAYSLSAQAVAIIAIVVLYGRSWLAEKRRVQVS
- the elbB gene encoding isoprenoid biosynthesis glyoxalase ElbB, which produces MSKKVAVILSGCGVYDGAEIQESVITLLRLDQRGAHVQCFAPNIAQLHVLNHLTGEEMPESRNVLVESARIVRGNVKDIREAEVDDFDALIVPGGFGVAKNLSNFAIEGAGCTVQPEVLALAEAFAEAGKPVGLICISPALAAKIYGPGVNCTIGNDTETAAAMNKMGATHTDCAVTDIIEDKARKLVTTPAYMLAQSISEAASGINKLIDRVLELTHENDA
- the rhtB gene encoding homoserine/homoserine lactone efflux protein translates to MELQTWLAFFAACWVISLSPGAGAIASMSSGLQYGFWRGYWNALGLQLGLAVQIAIVGAGVGAILTASATAFYAIKWFGVAYLVYLAIKQWRALPSDMSDDAAVRQIGKPMALVFRGFLVNISNPKALVFMLAVLPQFIDPHAPLLIQYLVIGVTMVCVDLIVMAGYTGLASKVLRLLRTPKQQKRMNRTFAGLFIGAAAFMATLRKAAV
- a CDS encoding COG3014 family protein, coding for MASRALTVIALGAVTLLSGCSAFRNYDSELAQTNQQLASGNVDAALTLLEKNNTGEDKDLLYYFEKGELLRAKGDLSGSQNAWGSADVVVGQWEDAVKLDTGKYLAQFGSFLVNDKVRRYEGYDYEKVMLTTQMALNLLAVNDFDGARTAIKKTHEREAVIADLRDKEYLKSEEEAEKEGIKTEYKDLQGYPVASLDAPEVVSLKNSYQSAFSHYLAGFVYEALGERDLAAPGYRKAAELRPNTPLLEQALKDLDKKGSKDEDSDILIVVQSGLAPARDSIRIPLPLPISGNVVITPLSFPIIKPDTSTTPFAQLGVDGKQLDLTLLNSTTAMSRRALRDDMPGIIVRTTVRAVTRGVAQKKINETNPLAGLAVGITSAVLEGADTRTWRTLPDNTQVVRLRLKKGEHQVTLPSAAGGSQVKITVDQRYQVISLRAVGNQVFASGVAAHVTPSANPTAVASLKQP
- a CDS encoding DUF1425 domain-containing protein, translated to MRFKLIAVCALALLAGCATPPPPEPGTAASKVVAMGKLKNIVVGAMRVARENGFMTVNVQLSNTSYNNKTFYYRFAWLGPEGFPIGEEETWKSQLMYGEQTSFIQAIAPTPKAVDFRLEIKTP
- a CDS encoding sterol desaturase family protein, whose translation is MDFILYAVPFFFVLIAVELLADRWRGVSNYRVADAINSISTGVLSTTTGLLTKGVGLVTYAFALKHLGLFELPTDSVWTWVFAFVFYDFCYYWLHRCGHERNILWAAHSVHHQSEDYNLSTALRQTSTGFLLSWIFYLPMAVFGVPLLVFVSVAALNLLYQFWVHTRHIPKLGWFEWFFVTPSNHRAHHAQNALYMDRNYGGVFIIWDRLFGSFQEEDDNEPVIFGVTTPLASWNPLWANLQFYVQLWDDARRAQSPWDKLRIWFMRTGWRPADVAAKYPMNKPDLSQFRKFEVPLDGRQQIYIVLQFCAYIALGSYLMNFEPQLSTAALVLGWSAVALGLFTLGVALENRPWALKLELVRLASNVPLVWLAPVVGLWPASAVGWVGLLSYSLLSVIGLYCCRNRFTRLAS
- a CDS encoding penicillin-binding protein activator LpoB: MRAWIGMMAMACAFSVQAAPKVAVTDLAYQERVEQYIHIVSAQNNFQANRYSASGASSYNEIEATTSYIEQGELRKFTGDIKGEILRTGMFQLVQGTPYTAASKGDVYDVIKRIKAGNFKGADYVLFGTVSDIDFNRDVTELANTDSYSAILALTLVADFSLINTRTFEITSAFTAMGEGQDTKLVNHRDVRVSLNRPRVVRDVSKALGEDVAAQLSQQLGGDGNVQPGKPAARNNLPADTAPVILR
- a CDS encoding YaiI/YqxD family protein translates to MRVWIDADACPRQARDLVVKFALKRQFEVVMVAGQPQVKPALVLVKLIVVPSGPDAADDYLVEHAVPGELVICSDVPLADRLVKKGVSALDPRGKEFDAQNMGDRLAVRNLFTDLREQGQMGGGPAPYGEREKQAFANGLDRILTRLARKA